The following are encoded together in the Dickeya lacustris genome:
- a CDS encoding SDR family oxidoreductase, with amino-acid sequence MQKAVLITGCSSGIGLLAAHTLQQRGYRVLAACRRHQDVARMNSLGFEGIDLDLDSSASVRQAADVVIALTGNRLYGLFNNAGYGLYGPLNTITRQQLEQQFSSNLFGTHQLTQLLLPAMLPHGEGRIIQTSSVMGLISTPGRGAYAASKYALEAWSDALRMELHGSGLCVSLIEPGPISTEFTHNVNQTQQDKPVTNPGIASRFTLPPQAVMPKLIHALESPRPKLRYPVTLLAHGITVLRRLLPGVVLDALLRTKS; translated from the coding sequence ATGCAAAAAGCAGTTTTGATCACCGGGTGCTCCAGCGGTATTGGCTTACTTGCCGCCCACACGCTGCAACAGCGCGGTTATCGTGTGTTAGCGGCATGCCGTCGTCATCAGGACGTCGCGCGCATGAACTCTCTGGGCTTTGAAGGTATTGACCTGGATCTCGACAGCAGCGCCAGCGTCAGGCAGGCTGCCGATGTGGTGATTGCGCTGACGGGCAACCGTCTTTACGGCCTGTTTAATAACGCCGGATACGGTCTTTACGGGCCGCTCAACACCATCACTCGCCAACAGCTGGAGCAACAATTTTCCAGCAACCTGTTTGGCACGCATCAGTTAACCCAGTTGCTATTACCGGCGATGTTGCCGCACGGCGAGGGCCGGATCATTCAGACCAGTTCCGTCATGGGGTTAATCTCCACGCCGGGTCGCGGGGCTTACGCCGCCAGTAAATATGCGCTGGAAGCCTGGTCTGACGCCTTACGGATGGAACTGCACGGCAGTGGGCTGTGCGTTTCACTGATTGAACCGGGCCCTATCAGCACCGAATTTACACACAACGTGAATCAAACACAGCAGGATAAACCGGTCACGAATCCGGGTATCGCCAGCCGTTTTACGCTACCGCCGCAAGCGGTGATGCCCAAACTGATTCACGCGCTCGAGAGCCCTCGCCCGAAACTGCGCTATCCGGTGACGTTACTGGCACACGGCATCACGGTATTACGCCGCTTGCTGCCTGGCGTCGTGCTCGATGCCCTGCTGAGAACGAAATCCTGA
- a CDS encoding amino acid ABC transporter permease, with product MSRLSAKETASTSTPTFSPAHPARAGMGFRFRTGLTWLMLLSLLVWLFSYMELDTGLIRQKLPAMLGLHLSPDGFIQGAVLSVVITLLSMVFCVFLATLTAAGRLSSSALAFGCATFYVSLFRGTPLLVQVLIIYLALPQVGIVMSAFSSGIIALSLNYGAYLAETIRSGVISVSRGQKEAAMALGLSRWTTLIHVVAPQALRIIIPPAGSQFISMIKDSSLVSLMGLWELNFLAQSYGRSTYHYMEMLSTAAVIYWLLSIVLELLQSRLERRFARGYEHHREKAPH from the coding sequence AACGTTTAGCCCGGCGCACCCAGCTCGCGCCGGGATGGGCTTTCGTTTCAGAACCGGCCTGACCTGGCTGATGCTGCTCAGTCTGCTGGTCTGGCTTTTCTCGTATATGGAGCTTGATACCGGGCTCATCCGTCAGAAATTGCCCGCCATGCTGGGTTTGCACCTGTCACCGGATGGTTTCATCCAGGGAGCGGTGCTGAGTGTCGTCATCACCTTGCTTTCTATGGTGTTTTGCGTTTTCCTTGCCACCCTCACCGCAGCAGGGCGCTTATCTTCAAGCGCCCTGGCGTTTGGCTGCGCGACATTTTATGTCTCCCTGTTTCGCGGCACGCCGCTACTGGTGCAGGTGTTGATAATCTACCTCGCGTTACCACAGGTTGGTATTGTGATGAGCGCGTTTAGCTCCGGCATTATCGCTCTGTCACTCAATTACGGCGCGTATCTGGCAGAAACGATTCGCAGCGGCGTGATTTCGGTCTCTCGCGGCCAAAAAGAGGCGGCGATGGCGCTTGGCCTGTCTCGCTGGACGACCCTAATACACGTCGTCGCACCGCAGGCATTGCGCATCATCATTCCTCCGGCGGGCTCTCAGTTCATCTCGATGATAAAAGACTCCTCGCTGGTGTCACTGATGGGGCTGTGGGAACTGAACTTCCTGGCGCAATCTTATGGCCGTAGCACGTACCATTACATGGAAATGCTCAGTACGGCAGCGGTCATCTACTGGTTGCTGTCTATTGTGCTGGAGCTGTTGCAAAGCCGCCTTGAGCGCCGTTTCGCACGCGGCTACGAGCACCACCGAGAAAAAGCGCCCCACTGA
- the speG gene encoding spermidine N1-acetyltransferase, whose translation MSDTHKPNIHEIVRLRPLERDDLSFVHQLDNNASVMRYWFEEPYEAFVELRDLYDKHIHDQSERRFIIEHDGTKVGLVELVEINHIHRRAEFQIIIDPAHQGHGYASAAALLAMDYGFSVLNLYKLYLIVDKENKKAIHIYSKLGFEVEGELIHEFFINGEYRNTIRMCLFQHHYLARHKTGDTAHKANN comes from the coding sequence ATGTCGGATACCCATAAACCTAACATCCATGAAATCGTGCGCCTGCGTCCGCTGGAGCGAGATGACCTGAGCTTCGTCCATCAGTTGGACAACAACGCCAGCGTCATGCGCTACTGGTTCGAAGAGCCTTATGAGGCCTTTGTTGAGTTAAGAGATCTGTACGATAAGCATATCCACGATCAAAGCGAGCGACGCTTTATCATCGAACACGACGGCACCAAAGTTGGCCTGGTGGAATTGGTGGAGATTAACCACATTCACCGGCGCGCCGAATTTCAGATAATCATCGACCCGGCTCATCAGGGCCACGGATACGCCAGCGCAGCGGCCTTGCTGGCGATGGATTATGGCTTCTCGGTGCTCAACCTCTACAAGCTGTACCTGATTGTGGATAAGGAAAATAAGAAAGCCATACACATCTACAGCAAACTCGGGTTTGAGGTTGAAGGGGAGTTGATACACGAATTTTTCATTAACGGTGAATACCGCAATACCATTCGCATGTGCCTGTTCCAGCATCACTATCTGGCCAGACACAAAACCGGCGACACCGCCCATAAAGCGAACAATTAA
- the tesA gene encoding multifunctional acyl-CoA thioesterase I/protease I/lysophospholipase L1 has protein sequence MMNFKNVFRWHSVILLFLSLFSLRTLAADTLLVLGDSLSAGYRMAANQAWPALLHANWQSRADTAAIHVVNASISGDTATQGLSRLPALLQQHQPRWVLIELGGNDGLRGFPPQNLERDLGEIITRIKAANSQPLLMQIRLPANYGKRYTETFTAVYPRVANAFGIPLLTFFMEQVYLKPEWMQDDGIHPNRDAQPFIADLMAKQLEPIVAAHRVSKG, from the coding sequence ATGATGAACTTCAAGAATGTTTTCCGCTGGCATAGCGTTATCCTTTTGTTTTTAAGTTTGTTCAGCCTGCGCACACTGGCGGCGGATACGTTGCTGGTACTGGGCGATAGCCTCAGTGCGGGTTATCGCATGGCGGCTAATCAGGCCTGGCCTGCGCTACTCCATGCCAACTGGCAATCACGCGCGGACACCGCTGCCATTCACGTCGTCAACGCCAGTATCAGCGGCGACACAGCCACACAAGGGCTGTCACGGTTGCCCGCATTATTACAGCAACACCAGCCGCGCTGGGTGCTGATTGAACTCGGCGGTAACGATGGGTTACGTGGTTTCCCGCCACAAAATCTGGAACGTGATTTGGGCGAGATAATAACCCGCATCAAAGCGGCAAACAGTCAGCCGCTGTTAATGCAAATCCGCCTGCCTGCCAACTACGGCAAGCGCTATACCGAGACATTCACCGCCGTATACCCGCGCGTGGCTAACGCTTTTGGTATTCCGTTACTGACGTTTTTTATGGAGCAGGTTTACCTCAAACCCGAATGGATGCAGGATGATGGCATTCATCCGAACCGTGATGCCCAGCCATTTATTGCTGACCTCATGGCCAAGCAACTTGAGCCCATCGTGGCGGCGCACCGTGTTAGTAAGGGTTAA
- the ybbA gene encoding putative ABC transporter ATP-binding protein YbbA, which produces MPAENILEVHHLSKHVGQGGHQLSILTGVELVVKPAQTIALVGESGSGKSTLLGILAGLDDGSSGEVVLLGQRLDKLDEEGRAALRASDVGFVFQSFMLVPTLTALENVQLPALLRGDSDKQSRQQAEHLLQQLGLGGRLAHLPAQLSGGEQQRVALARAFSGRPKVLFADEPTGNLDRQTGERIANLLFSLNRDFATTLILVTHDEQLAARCDRCLRLIDGKLWEDA; this is translated from the coding sequence ATGCCAGCGGAAAACATTCTTGAAGTTCATCATCTTAGTAAACATGTTGGTCAGGGTGGGCATCAGCTCTCCATCCTTACCGGAGTTGAGCTGGTTGTCAAACCTGCTCAGACCATTGCGCTGGTGGGGGAGTCGGGGTCAGGGAAATCGACCTTACTGGGGATTTTGGCTGGCCTTGATGATGGCAGCAGCGGTGAGGTGGTGTTGCTGGGTCAGCGGCTGGATAAATTGGATGAAGAGGGGCGTGCGGCGTTGCGCGCCAGCGATGTGGGGTTTGTCTTTCAGTCGTTCATGCTGGTGCCAACGTTGACGGCGCTGGAAAACGTGCAGTTACCGGCGCTGTTGCGCGGTGACAGCGACAAGCAGAGTCGCCAGCAGGCCGAGCATCTGTTGCAACAGTTAGGCCTTGGCGGGCGGTTGGCTCATCTGCCTGCGCAGCTATCGGGCGGAGAACAGCAGCGTGTTGCGCTGGCTCGTGCCTTTAGCGGGCGGCCAAAAGTGCTGTTTGCCGATGAACCAACCGGTAATCTGGACCGGCAAACCGGCGAGCGTATCGCCAATCTGTTGTTTTCGCTGAATCGCGATTTCGCCACGACCTTGATTCTGGTCACACACGATGAGCAACTGGCGGCGCGCTGCGATCGCTGTCTGCGTCTTATCGATGGCAAATTGTGGGAGGATGCATGA
- a CDS encoding thioredoxin family protein, whose amino-acid sequence MLEQHATVIDINESTLRQALEQSMQTPVLFYFWSERSPHCQQLSPMLDKLAAEYAGQFLLARVDCDAEAHVAAQFGLRAIPTVYLFKDGQPVDGFQGPQPEEVIRDLLQQFLPKPEDLKLAQAQQLIQDNQLKDAAVLLKDAFQLNGKRSDIALLLAEVQIQLNRIDEAQALLAAIPLQDQDTRYHGLVAQIELMKQAADTPEIQQLQQQLAAQPDNAELAVQLALQLHQVSRNEEALELLMTLLKKDLAAADGTARKTLLDIMAALGTGDALAARYRRQLYSLLY is encoded by the coding sequence ATGCTAGAACAACACGCCACTGTGATTGATATCAACGAAAGCACGCTGCGTCAGGCACTGGAGCAATCCATGCAGACCCCGGTGCTGTTCTATTTCTGGTCTGAGCGTAGCCCTCACTGCCAGCAACTGAGCCCTATGCTGGACAAACTGGCCGCAGAATATGCCGGTCAGTTCCTTTTAGCGCGTGTCGATTGTGATGCCGAAGCCCATGTTGCCGCTCAGTTCGGTCTGCGCGCCATCCCGACAGTTTATCTGTTTAAAGACGGCCAGCCGGTAGACGGCTTCCAGGGGCCACAACCCGAAGAAGTCATTCGGGATCTGCTCCAGCAGTTCTTACCTAAACCGGAAGACCTGAAACTGGCGCAGGCGCAGCAGTTAATTCAGGATAACCAATTAAAAGACGCGGCGGTTTTGTTAAAAGACGCGTTTCAACTGAACGGCAAACGTAGCGATATCGCGCTGTTGCTGGCTGAAGTGCAGATTCAGTTAAACCGTATTGATGAAGCGCAAGCGCTGCTGGCGGCAATCCCGCTGCAAGATCAAGACACCCGCTACCACGGTCTGGTAGCGCAAATCGAGTTGATGAAACAGGCGGCGGACACACCGGAAATTCAGCAGTTACAGCAACAGTTAGCCGCACAGCCGGATAACGCTGAACTGGCGGTTCAACTGGCCTTGCAATTGCATCAGGTTAGCCGCAACGAAGAGGCGCTGGAGCTGTTGATGACGTTACTGAAAAAAGATCTGGCGGCCGCAGACGGCACTGCGCGCAAGACGCTGCTGGATATTATGGCAGCCCTGGGCACAGGGGATGCGCTGGCGGCACGCTATCGCCGTCAGCTCTACTCACTGCTGTACTGA
- a CDS encoding YfaZ family outer membrane protein, translating to MKNWGIACAGSLLLATVSAHAIGLSGETGRDYVGAGASMGLGIPGLSGNVGWGHDQKHSNDIYSAGMDYTFALSNASLKVGAKGLYMNQNHFQDGYGVALGGGLQVPVASSVSLFGEGYYSPDAFSSHVDHYVEARGGVRWQPLRPLSLDVGYRYINMAASERGNDNKVADTAYVSMGLNF from the coding sequence ATGAAAAACTGGGGTATTGCTTGTGCGGGAAGTCTGCTGTTGGCGACGGTTTCTGCTCATGCTATTGGTCTGTCTGGCGAAACCGGGCGTGATTATGTCGGCGCTGGAGCCAGTATGGGGCTCGGTATTCCGGGGTTGTCAGGTAATGTTGGCTGGGGCCACGATCAAAAGCACAGCAATGATATCTATAGCGCGGGCATGGATTACACCTTTGCGCTGAGTAATGCGTCGCTGAAAGTGGGGGCGAAAGGGCTGTACATGAACCAGAACCACTTCCAGGACGGCTATGGCGTCGCGCTGGGCGGCGGCCTGCAAGTGCCGGTCGCCAGCAGCGTATCGCTGTTTGGCGAAGGCTATTACTCGCCTGATGCGTTCTCAAGCCATGTCGATCACTATGTTGAAGCGCGCGGCGGCGTGCGCTGGCAGCCGCTGCGTCCGCTGTCGCTGGACGTTGGTTATCGCTATATCAATATGGCCGCCAGCGAGCGCGGTAACGACAATAAAGTCGCCGATACCGCGTATGTCAGCATGGGGCTGAATTTCTAA
- a CDS encoding nicotinamide mononucleotide deamidase-related protein YfaY, which translates to MLRVEMLCTGDEVLHGQIVDTNAAWLADYLFSQGVPMTSRMTVGDKLEELVAALTERSQIADVLIVNGGLGPTSDDLSALAAATAAGETLVEHAEWITRMEAFFAERGRVMADSNRKQAQLPASAELVDNPVGTACGFAMQFNKCLMFFTPGVPSEFKVMVEQQIVPRLRARFAVADAPLCLRLTTFGRSESDLASQLDSLPLPPDVVLGYRSSMPIIELKLTGPAARRREMEQAWLTVREVAGEHAIFEGTEGLPAQLARRLRERGLTLSVSEDFTAGLLCWQLRSAEVGLWGGELMVTPERVTLQQALTHTRELAVRYHTALALYVGRADEGVLSLALHTPQGTFGQTIQLNARRYSQKTAQDVVAMLAMNMVRRWLNGWPVSGAHGWVNVLESV; encoded by the coding sequence ATGCTTAGGGTTGAGATGTTATGTACCGGCGATGAAGTGCTGCATGGCCAGATTGTGGATACGAATGCCGCTTGGCTGGCGGATTATCTGTTTTCTCAAGGCGTGCCGATGACCAGTCGCATGACGGTGGGTGATAAGCTCGAAGAACTGGTTGCGGCATTAACCGAGCGTAGCCAGATAGCCGATGTGTTAATTGTCAATGGCGGTCTTGGGCCGACCAGTGACGATCTCAGCGCGCTGGCGGCAGCGACAGCAGCCGGAGAAACGCTGGTCGAACATGCCGAATGGATAACCCGTATGGAAGCGTTCTTTGCCGAACGTGGCCGGGTGATGGCAGACAGCAACCGCAAACAGGCCCAACTGCCCGCCAGCGCTGAATTGGTGGATAACCCGGTCGGTACTGCGTGTGGTTTTGCTATGCAATTCAACAAGTGTCTGATGTTTTTCACCCCTGGCGTACCGTCTGAATTCAAAGTGATGGTGGAGCAACAGATAGTGCCGCGATTACGCGCGCGCTTTGCCGTTGCTGATGCGCCGCTGTGCCTGCGTCTGACCACCTTTGGCCGCTCGGAAAGCGATTTGGCAAGCCAGCTTGATAGCCTGCCGCTGCCGCCAGACGTGGTGCTAGGCTACCGCTCTTCCATGCCGATTATTGAGCTGAAGCTGACCGGCCCGGCGGCGCGGCGGCGCGAGATGGAGCAGGCGTGGCTCACCGTGCGTGAGGTTGCCGGAGAACACGCGATTTTCGAGGGCACCGAAGGGTTGCCAGCGCAACTGGCACGCCGCCTGCGTGAGCGCGGGCTAACGTTGTCCGTCAGTGAAGATTTCACCGCTGGTCTGTTGTGCTGGCAACTGCGCAGCGCCGAGGTCGGGCTGTGGGGCGGTGAGTTGATGGTCACGCCTGAGCGCGTAACGTTGCAGCAAGCGCTTACCCATACCCGTGAGCTGGCCGTGCGCTACCATACGGCGCTGGCGCTCTATGTTGGCCGGGCTGATGAGGGCGTGCTGTCGCTGGCGCTGCATACGCCGCAGGGGACGTTTGGCCAGACTATTCAGTTAAATGCGCGCCGTTATAGCCAGAAAACCGCGCAGGATGTGGTCGCTATGTTAGCGATGAATATGGTTCGACGCTGGCTGAATGGCTGGCCGGTATCCGGCGCGCATGGCTGGGTGAACGTGCTGGAAAGCGTATAA
- a CDS encoding TonB-dependent siderophore receptor — translation MNNRHWQTGWPLLALLPLSLQAATTPPQSNATTTATPQEETMVVAASTTAAAARETGYQPHSAVTGTRTESRLLDIPQAVNVVPGQVLDDQAARNLDEALYNVSGITQANTLGGTQDAVMKRGFGDNRDGSILRDGVRSIQARNVTPTTERVEVLKGPASMLYGWGDPGGMINIISKKPELTQKTHIEGWNSSFNGGGGQVDVTGPLGTSGLAYRMLVDHDETDYWRNFGRNRQTTIAPSLMWYGDSTTVRVSYEHMEYLTPFDRGTVIDNRTGKPVNTPRERRFDERYNATRGNQDTLTLQLENAINDRWKTKLNYAYSQNTYNDNQARAMSLNPNTGLLTRRADATQDAHSQSQNVQLTLNGDIDWGSTNHQLLFGFDHEADRTHRGNMIRSATNNRFNIYNPVYGLLPASTAVIAAESDQKEDVDSTGVFMQDAIRLNEHWMLLGGVRYDRFEVMSGKGRPFVTNTDRSDSRVVPRAGIVYNLTPYASLYTSYSESFKPNSAINKAIGATMEPEVGRSYEIGTKLDLPNRITANLAVFDIEKRNVMVDELVNGETVTRTAGKVRSQGVEVDVAGKLTDSLSLIGSYAFTDARVTADPSNQGNEMANAARHTASLFLTNDFGNLGLHAGDNLRAGIGARYVGRRPGDATNSFFLDDYTVADAFIAYNVPLNGYKVKWQLNIKNLFDKTYYPSSGSSQYVAIGDPREVVLRASVDF, via the coding sequence ATGAATAACCGTCACTGGCAAACAGGCTGGCCGTTGCTGGCGCTGTTGCCATTAAGCCTTCAGGCTGCCACCACGCCGCCGCAGAGCAACGCCACAACAACCGCGACGCCACAGGAAGAAACCATGGTGGTTGCCGCCAGCACAACGGCCGCCGCCGCGCGCGAAACCGGCTACCAGCCGCACAGCGCCGTTACCGGTACCCGCACCGAAAGCCGCTTGCTGGATATCCCTCAGGCCGTCAACGTGGTGCCAGGCCAGGTGCTGGACGATCAGGCCGCCAGGAATCTTGATGAAGCGCTTTATAACGTGAGCGGTATCACTCAGGCCAATACCCTTGGCGGTACACAGGATGCGGTGATGAAGCGCGGTTTCGGTGATAACCGCGATGGTTCTATTCTACGTGATGGCGTGCGCTCCATTCAGGCGCGTAACGTTACGCCAACCACCGAACGCGTAGAAGTGCTCAAAGGGCCCGCCTCCATGCTGTACGGCTGGGGCGACCCCGGCGGCATGATTAACATCATCAGCAAAAAACCTGAGCTGACACAGAAAACCCATATCGAAGGCTGGAACAGCAGCTTTAATGGCGGCGGCGGTCAAGTGGATGTCACCGGCCCGTTGGGGACGTCCGGGCTTGCCTATCGTATGTTGGTCGATCACGATGAAACCGATTACTGGCGCAATTTTGGCCGTAACCGCCAGACCACGATTGCGCCATCGCTGATGTGGTATGGCGACAGCACCACTGTGCGGGTGTCTTATGAACATATGGAGTACCTGACGCCGTTTGATCGCGGCACCGTGATTGACAACCGCACCGGCAAACCGGTCAATACGCCGCGTGAACGTCGTTTTGATGAACGTTATAATGCCACTCGAGGCAATCAGGACACCCTCACCCTCCAGTTGGAAAATGCGATCAATGACCGCTGGAAAACCAAACTGAACTACGCCTACAGCCAAAACACCTACAACGATAATCAGGCCCGGGCGATGTCGCTTAATCCCAACACCGGGCTACTGACACGCCGGGCCGATGCCACACAGGACGCACACAGCCAGTCGCAGAATGTGCAACTGACGCTGAATGGCGACATTGACTGGGGCAGCACTAACCACCAGCTGCTGTTCGGCTTTGATCACGAGGCTGACCGCACCCATCGCGGCAATATGATTCGTAGCGCAACCAATAACCGCTTTAATATCTACAACCCGGTGTACGGTTTACTCCCTGCTTCCACTGCGGTTATCGCGGCTGAAAGCGATCAAAAAGAAGACGTCGATAGCACCGGTGTGTTCATGCAGGATGCCATACGACTCAATGAACATTGGATGTTGTTGGGCGGCGTACGCTATGACCGCTTTGAGGTGATGTCAGGCAAAGGGCGGCCCTTCGTGACCAATACCGACAGGTCAGACAGCCGAGTGGTGCCACGTGCAGGCATCGTGTATAACCTCACCCCTTACGCCTCGTTGTACACCAGTTACAGCGAATCCTTTAAGCCCAACTCCGCCATCAATAAAGCGATAGGGGCGACGATGGAGCCAGAAGTTGGCCGCTCCTACGAGATAGGCACCAAGCTGGATCTCCCCAATCGCATTACCGCCAATCTGGCCGTATTTGATATTGAGAAGCGTAACGTGATGGTGGATGAGCTGGTAAACGGGGAAACCGTGACCCGCACCGCTGGCAAGGTTCGCTCACAAGGGGTAGAGGTGGACGTGGCGGGCAAGCTGACCGACAGCCTGAGTCTGATAGGTTCCTATGCCTTTACCGATGCCCGCGTCACCGCAGACCCGAGTAATCAGGGTAACGAGATGGCCAATGCCGCACGCCATACCGCCTCACTGTTCCTGACCAACGACTTCGGCAATCTGGGCCTGCACGCTGGCGATAACCTGCGTGCCGGTATCGGCGCCCGCTATGTTGGCCGCCGTCCGGGTGATGCCACCAACAGCTTCTTCCTTGACGACTACACCGTAGCAGATGCTTTTATCGCCTATAACGTGCCGCTTAATGGTTACAAGGTGAAATGGCAGTTGAACATCAAAAACCTGTTCGACAAGACCTACTACCCGTCGAGCGGCAGTAGCCAATATGTGGCAATTGGCGATCCGCGTGAAGTGGTGTTGCGTGCCAGCGTCGATTTCTAA
- a CDS encoding ABC transporter substrate-binding protein, translating into MRRTLILIALSVWLTLGSLFPCAQAKTVTDLLGRQVVVPDNPQRIVLGESRMLYTLALLEPGNPAQRIVGWPADLARYDAQSWARYTAKFPDIARITQLGNGNINSVNAETLLPLKPDLVILPRLAKSTDGEQHIEHVLNRAGIPYVYVDLRIDLLNNTVPSIQLLGDILNQPARANAFTTFYQEHMNTVKNRLAHYQGRKTTVMLHLHLGRRDTCCTTAINGNLGDLLTFAGGDNIASGKFSGVYGELSAEQILAAKPDVYIATGMAGPEGKRLSDLMLGPDVLPQQAADSFRTLLTQHPLLSHLSAVSERRAWSMWHNFYLSPYHVVMVEMFAKALYPTLFADLDPQRTLQQLYQQFLPIDFSGTYWSQLTHE; encoded by the coding sequence GTGCGCAGAACACTCATCTTAATCGCATTATCGGTGTGGCTCACCCTCGGTTCTCTTTTCCCCTGCGCCCAAGCCAAAACTGTCACGGACCTGCTTGGCCGCCAGGTGGTAGTACCGGATAACCCACAGCGTATTGTGCTCGGCGAGAGCCGTATGCTCTACACCCTGGCCTTACTGGAGCCGGGTAATCCGGCACAGCGCATTGTCGGCTGGCCCGCTGATTTAGCGCGTTATGACGCACAAAGCTGGGCACGCTATACGGCAAAATTTCCTGATATTGCGCGTATCACACAGTTAGGCAACGGCAATATTAATAGCGTGAATGCCGAAACATTACTGCCGCTCAAGCCGGATCTGGTCATTTTACCAAGGCTTGCCAAAAGCACCGACGGCGAGCAGCACATTGAGCATGTGCTGAATCGCGCGGGCATTCCTTATGTGTATGTCGATTTACGCATCGACCTGCTGAATAACACCGTTCCCAGCATACAGCTGCTGGGTGACATCCTGAATCAGCCCGCTCGCGCCAACGCCTTCACCACGTTCTATCAAGAACACATGAATACGGTAAAAAACCGGCTGGCGCATTATCAGGGGCGCAAAACGACGGTGATGTTGCACCTGCACCTGGGTCGGCGCGATACCTGCTGTACGACAGCGATTAATGGCAATCTCGGCGACCTGTTGACCTTTGCCGGGGGTGACAACATCGCCAGCGGCAAATTTTCAGGGGTATACGGCGAACTGAGCGCAGAGCAGATTCTGGCAGCAAAGCCGGATGTGTACATTGCAACCGGTATGGCAGGCCCGGAAGGAAAACGCCTGTCTGATTTGATGCTTGGCCCGGATGTACTTCCTCAACAGGCTGCCGACAGCTTTCGTACTTTGTTGACCCAGCATCCCCTGCTCTCACACCTGAGCGCCGTCAGCGAGCGCCGCGCCTGGAGTATGTGGCACAACTTTTATCTCAGTCCGTATCACGTGGTGATGGTGGAAATGTTCGCCAAAGCCCTTTACCCAACGCTGTTTGCCGACCTCGACCCGCAGCGCACCTTACAACAACTCTACCAACAATTTTTACCGATTGATTTTTCAGGGACTTATTGGAGTCAGTTAACACATGAATAA